Below is a genomic region from Venturia canescens isolate UGA chromosome 1, ASM1945775v1, whole genome shotgun sequence.
aaagaaaaaaaaatcatgtaaaTCACAGTATGTCGCCTTGCATTGTCTTAGCGTTCGTCGTCGACGTTCAAATCGCCTCCTTACGACGCAAGCGGCTCGTTCGAATTTTTACTCGCTGCACCTATTCTCGCGCCGATTTGCCAATCCTCTCCTTTCACCGTCAtattttttcgcatttttcatttctcctcGTTGTTTTTATTAGTCAATGCTTTCCGATTGTTTGGACAAATTTAGAAGGCGTGGATCGACTCTGCGGAGGATTATcgtgcgagaaatattttcatgccAAGCTGACGGGGCTCGAAATGGCTGGAGGAATGGAATAGCTAACAAcctgagagagaaagaacttcgaacttttaaaagttGTTTCTCGATCTTGGTACATGAGGAGGGATTAGTCCGAGCGAAAATGATTGGAGAATCGATGACATAAAACACTTTTGAAGTTTTCCCTATTTTATGAACGAAAATTCGTTCCTATTCGCAGCCCtctgtaaaaagaaaaacgaaatagGAACACTTTTCCATTCAACCTTGACAATTTTCATCCCGTCGAAACGTTCTTTACTCTTTATTATAACACGACTATTCAAGATTGTACCGAATGCAAAACTGACTAATTACAATCGTATACGCGTATCAAAGATTGAAAAACCGGTTTTCGTTTCAACTTGAGAATCACGAGAAGGCGTTCAACATTTTGTACTAACGAGTTAAAGTCTCGGGAAGCGCGATAACGATAGTTAAGGTGCTACGCGCTCGAATTAGTCGAGATGAAACGAAACAAAGAGGAGGGGAACAAAATTACGAGAAGGGAAGAGAGCTACCGAGCGATAAAACGCGACTAATATGTgcccacatcggaaatcgtaaATAGGATGAAAATCCTTCTTCAGGCTTCTGCTTTTATTAAGGGCTAACGAGAATCGTAACTTTAACATTTATCGttttctcatgttttttttctttctcatatcTATCATTatccaattttcttcattttactTCGTTATCATGTTCTCGAATTTATTTGCAAACTCAACTTTTCATGACTTGTGTTTCCATACCCAAATATGGgttcttcttattttttaatgcCAGAATTTGTAGTTCTTTTACTTTCATTATTAAAGGGCTGGGTCTCTCGcaaatttaaattcatcgaGGATCTCTATTTCTAATGACTGGCCTCTAGTTGTGATGAGCgtcagatttgaaaaaaaaatggacagaaaatagattaaaaaaaacattcggaCAGAAGGAAATTCATGTTTGAGTGTCGTTCATTCAACGCTAATTGTGATACCTGTCGGTTGGCTGAGTCCAGTCATTTATATCGCCATCGGGCGAACAAGAATGGAAGAGCTGAGCCGGACGAaggattgaaagaaaaaagaaattcttgACCTTCTCGTTCATTGGAGCGAGAGATAGATGCACAGGGTTAAGAGGCGCGTGTCCAATCACGTGTGACTCGTAGGCGatttgagaaagagagagagagaggagagagagagaagcacaAATAGACTTTGCATTTACATTCCAGAAGCGAAACGTCGACGGTGCATTATCCGAGACATGTTGGATTATTCTAATCAAGGGTCTTCTTGTTTCTCTTGTTTCATTGaactcaaaagaaaaaaagggagaaacgGAATCGTTCGAAATCAGAAGTGTCCATTTGGCAGGCAAATTTATtgctattttctttttgtttgtaTTCTAGCGACAACTTCAGTGATTTATCGACTACTGAATCACGGGCGAAACTCTTCAGGGCTTGCTCCTGATGtctgaaatcaaaataaatgaattcacATCGTATCGGGCCAATTTGTTATCGgggaaattttggaaattacgaaaaattcattacgttCATGAACTCAGTAGTGCTTATAGAAAATTAGTAAGTGGATATGTCGGAAATTAAGCTTTGAGAATGAAAGATCCTTCTCCACCGTTTATAAATTGATGGCCGAACAATCGAACACCCTCATGAACAATTGTTCATGAGGGTGTTTCAGTTAATAAAATGACTGGATTATGTTACAGGAAACGTAGATTTGATGTTGTTCGTCGAACGTACGCGTGAATGGgcgaaaaatgtcgaaaactgAGATtcttcttgaattgcgaatcTTCGAAACGTCGTTATGAGTTTACGTTTACTAAATTTCGTACTTTCACTGCTGGCaggaataataaattcaaaagaGATGgtaaaaaaacaggaaaaaaatcatgaaatttcgaaaacttgAACGTTAAAGACGAaagcgagaggaagagaaaaaactagGAAATACATTTATTCGTATTTAAAACACGTGTAACGAAACGCGAGTATTTATTCAGGCGAGAAACCTCCTTGGGTGTATGCAAATAACTCCTTGTACAGGAAATTCAGAACAACTCGAGCCACACGAGCAAGGACGTGTACTTGATAAACTCGAGACCGGAGAGCATACGCAACCAAGCAAAACACTATTTTTGCATCCAGCCGAAAAAAGCTCATACgctcaatattcaatttttttcttctatttttcatctaacAATGCCATAAATATGGACGTAttgcaatgaaattttggtCGAGATAAATGTAGTTGCTAtatgaaagttcaatttcgaTTGAGGCACCAATTAATTTGTCCATAACTGCCTAAGCTTGTTCTAATTGTTGaaatatcaaactgtagattcTACTGCAGACTTAATACGggccgaaaaaaatgttcctcgagttcattttttccggaacataaaaaattggtggcgcatcgtttttcaatttttttccctgcttattttttcacgttgttGCTAAACTATGTGTTTTACAATATTGAAAGTAGATTTTTGAATGAACAATATGTTAAGAAACTTCCAGTGTATCTAGGACAAAAAAGTTCAGGGGAATTGAATTCGTATAACCCTCATGATTTTGTCCGCATCCAAATACGGATATCGACTgttttttctaatgaattcaTATGATGGCAACAGTAATTCGAAAACTTACTCAGTCGGGGATTTCCGTTTTCGGTCCAACGTAATTGGTGCAGAATTTCCATCGAGATAATTTTGATGCTCCGCAtaagtttgaattttgcactTTTGCATACGTTTGTCCTTGTTGAGATTTTTCAAGAGAGAAGCCGACTGGTCCCGTCGATTCAAGCCTACGTACGCCGTTATGTCGCTCAACCACGATACGTAAACACCACCTTAAATAATAACTTTCATATAaatgtatacatttttttttatacacagTTAAAACTTGAGCAAATATTGAGTCGAAGGTTATATCGATATCCACAATTGTGATCATTTTTGTCCTTTACAAAAGATATGAAATTTAGAGCCAAAAACTGAATTGATAAAACATGTAGATGAATCAACTAAAACTTACCGAACGGACTGAACAGTTGAGACAAATCACTCAATTTCCATTCTTTTGGAAACGTCAAATGAAACACGTGATCTCTGCTTGGCTTTGCTGTAAATCACACGAAACCAAATAAATTTACAACTTGTTCTAACTGTACACTTTTTTCCGTAACTCGTCAACTCACGATCATTTCCCTCGAGATTTATGTACGGAAAGTCCTTCAGTCTAGTGATTAATAATCTGAAACGTTAAAGGGGCATTAAAGAAACATTTGAAAGCTGAAcaaataacaaatttttttgaattgaatctaagaaaaaattaaataatcgataacagccaaaaaaaatgttgaaaattaaaatttcaacaatttaGAGATATAAGAAACAATTATCGTCATTCAACAGTGAACtactttttatcttttcaagGTGCAAAAATACTCACTTGTTGAGGAACGGATTGAGAAGTGGTGAATCGGGGAGAACGGTAGAAACTTCTGGTTGCTGCGAAAGACCTAAGATtcgaaatttagaaagaagcAATTTGGTTGAACGAAAAATGGTGGCAATgttgaaggaaaaataaacaacTAACCGAGATTGTTAATGAGAGCGATGAAGCATAATCCAGTGATGAAAGCGTCGTAACCAGCTTCGTGATACTTTTCCGAGACCAAAGAATAACTACGACCTTCAACGGGTTCGATTTCCGGTATTGCGAATGGACTTTTACCGACGGTATCCAAAATGGCTTCCAGAATCGACGATGGTACTTTGTCTTTGAATTGAGGGGACTGACAAATCACCTTTGTGTCTAATAATCTGCGGGACGATTCAATTTTAGTATCGTGGGAGGATAATCAGAAACAGCAAATCAAATTCCTAACACCTTGAGATTATTCTCACCTTGGAAATAGACCGTGAATCAATGATTTGAATTCACGATAACTTTCGGGCAGTGgaccaaaaaattgatgaatcatGTGACACAGATCGAGCAACATGTTGTGGCCAACGATTAATTTTCCCTGCGAACAATTATATCTGTTCAATCTCAAATTTAAATCTCGTAGCATTCCACTCAGTCAATCGGTAAAGTaccaattttaacgaaaactTACGactatttaatgaaaatatttatttgcaaATGCAAAACCAATTAAAAGTATTAACTAATTAAAAATGAGTTaagggatgaatttttttcgatcgaaccaattaaaaacagaaataaagaataattcattttaccGAATCTGCAATTTTTCTTAATAACGCGGTAAGCCCGACCGCTTCTTTGATCTCTTGCTTTTCCTTGTCTCTCCTTGCagcttctttttgtttttcttcctccttcgTGCCCATTTTATAAACTATCAATGTTTGTATTCCACCGTCGGTTTTCGCTTCCAAACGCACTTTCTGTGGCCATCTCATTTTTGATTCTTGATGTATCAGCCTTCTAACATACGCGTTACATCTGTCGATCGACAATTCTTCGGCATCCGAGGACAAAAATTCGTTGATTCGTGTGCTAACGAAATTCATTAAGTTTTATttagaatttcataaaaaattatgcaatttaaataattacaCTGAAAAaggattgataaaaaaatcgtagacaaaaatgcaaaatttaAAGCTCAAAACtatgatttttgaagtttctttttcaaataaatgcaaaattttcacgtttgaaaTGGCGGATTGAACTTTACCAAATTTCATCTATCTGAGGTTTATCTTCGTCCGATATGGGAATTAGCTCCAAGCCTTCTTCTCGTATCCTCTGCcgctcctcaaattttttactcagtttttcttcctccatcaTTGTTAAATACGGTATTCCAGAATTGAAtaatttgttgaaatcaaaACCTCGACTTGCTAAGAAACTTATGGAGGAGGATTGACACATGAAACGACAATCTGGAGCATTTCTATTCAGTGGTCGAGggaaaacgtaaaaattgtacgaaCGTTGACAGTATCTGAAAatataaatcatgaaaatgagattttttcaaaacctaTTCAGTACCACTACGCCCGAATATTCAACTTTATATTGGCCACCTACATCTAATCCTAACCGAATCATAGCCACCGAAAGTCATTAACCCTCGATCCGTGTATGTTTTTTAGGCATCCTAATGCCATGAATAGGATCTTTGCGCTATCACATCCGCAattgtcaatgaaaaaatatggaaaaattcatGATCAATTTTTAGACTGTACTTTGGAAGCAAgaatagaaatttttaattttttcttataatcactttttttccatcaaatatCGAGCGATGTGCCATACTCGCTGGATAAAAACGACACCTGTTCACGGATTGAGGGTTAATAAATATCATTGTAAAGATCTTTCTGTTAAATTTGAACATGTAAAAGAGAATGAACTTACCGGTTAGTTTGAGAATTATGCGTAAAGACAGAGAGTCCAAATTGTACCATCAAAAAATCCATCGAACCAGATCGCAATTTACTGTAATATTGAGTTGGTGTGTCAAAGGGTTTAGCATCAGGTCCTGAATTCAATCCTGTGAATTCACCGTCAATACCCAAAAATGTTGCCTCTTTCAAGAGAGGGTCCAGCTCCTCCAGAATTTCCTGGAAAtctaagaaaaaatatctctCAACATGTTTAAGGAAGAACGATTTTCAAAAGTTGAAGTTGCAATAGAACCATTAAAAAAAGATAATGATGTGAAAACGCTTATAAAAATCGGCGGTAAAATTCTCTATCTCGATTTTGGATCTAAATTTCTGAGTAGACGAAAAAACAATAGAGATTTTCAGTTTAAcgttgaaacaattttttgtcatCATTTTGGTCATCACATACGACGCTACAATTGTACGAGTGCAGAACCACAAACACACACGACACACATACACGTGCACTTATTTGTTATTACTGGCATGCGTTTAAATTACAATGAAATCGGGGCAACCGAGAATATCTACGGGATTATTCAATACAGACTTCATCAATATAGcggaaaaaatgtagaaaaatctCTCAAGGTTCCAAATAAACTTACTCGCTCGCGTAACTTCCATTGTGTATTTGTTGTGTGTTGTTTTTATTCACGTGCAAGTTTTCAATGCGAAACGGACATTCCTGTTTTCTGGATGGATTTGCGAGGAGTGTGAGTTGAGTGTTGAGTGGTTGAGTGTGAGGAGAGGAGAGTAGGAGAGCATAGGCAAGCATAGGGCATGTGAAACACGAGAATTAACAGGATTGGGCGAAAAGCGGCAAGTGCTCAAGAGGAGCTTGTTGCGCAACGCCATTCGCGTAAACCAAcgcaaacatttatttttcgccGTAAAAACAGTCTTTTCTATATCATTTATCTTTGCAGACATTTTGGCCAATCCAATTCCTCAAAGTTCAAATACgttatattgaagaaaatcttTATTGATCTGCATTTCTTCTTTATCTATGCATGTATTTATAGTTTGTATTACCGACCGTTGAAATTACAGTGAGGCTTTATAGTTACTTTGATATGCCACTACGAAAACTGTCGTTATCTGATCGTTCTCATCACATGATGGATCGGATGTATGCTCTCTGTCTTTATCTTACTCGACGGTGTTTATAGATCGATGAGAGTCCGCCGACAGGTCGTTGCAGtggttcgaataaaaaaatacagtagtAGTCAACTGATCTCGCGATTCATTCGTCGTTTAGTATTTGCCGGGCTTGGTAGTTACGCGCTTCcttgattcgataaaaacgtTACCAATCGCGTCATAAGAATTGTGCTTGGTCTTCCATTTTTATAtcggaaaacgaaaaactaataaaaaaaaatcgttgaaatgtTTCGTCACGCTTCAATTTTGTTGTTATGCGCTTTCGTTGGGCTTTCCCACGGTAAGTTtaaacattcatttttcgctttttggcaaaaacgaaatggaaaaaatttccatcgtAGCATTAATAGGGCGGTAAGGCGGCAATAGGAATGGTCGGGTCGACAAAACCTTTGTTCGCAAATTCTGTGAAACCCCAACTCGTGACTCACTCAACCACTGAATACATGTATATTGTAGCGGGCTTGGAACCAGTCTCTCGTTTCATGATTGCACGTATATAACGCTCTAATCTTCCAGCTTCCGGCTTTATCAGCGCTGATACTGACTCTCCTCCAGGCTCTCATAAATATACTACATATACAATACTGATAATACACCGAACAACCAATTGTTATggtataataaaaagaaaaaattgagcgtCACATTGCACCATAGATTACATCTATACACGAACTGAGAACTGAGAACAAAGattcaaatatataattttcattttcgaaacATACGAAAAACCCTGATCACTTAATAATTGatatattcaaaataatcatCTATAAGAccataatttttattgaatgaatctTAATTGTTGGAATTTTTAACaggtatttcgaaaaattcaacatgGCGAACGTTTTCATTGTTTGTTAAAATTGTTAGCTGTTTAATTGACAATAAAATCATACAATTTATTTAATATCTTCAATAATTTCGTGCTAAGTTAAAACGGTTTTTTCATAGTAATCAGTGTTACAAGTAACACAGGATAATTAAAGTTATTGGAATGGCAGAATTTGCTATCTTTTTTGCTGTCAAGGTGCaagaaatttaatttttttcttttcaggaaTGGATTGCAACTTCGGACAAAGCAAAAATATTCTTGATGAATATATTAATTCGTGTCCGGGAGTATTGCAGGATTCTAGCAAAAGTTATTGCTGCTACGACATCTCTAAGGAAAGAGTTTACTGTTGCGATGCCCAAGAATTTGCTATCAAAACTGGGTATGTTTTTTGGACAGTGGATATTTACCGGtgcattgatgaaaaattgatgtcATATCAATTCACTAACCATAAGTTTGGTGTtgatgaataaattttatattgcataattcaataattataaaatatagtaATTGCGGATGCAAAGCATCACTCGTAACCTTTTTTGTATCTGTTTACAGCCTCGGCATCATCATACCAGCGGTTATTGCAGTTGTCGTGGTGGTAATGTTCATCATTTTCTGCATTTCATGCTTATGCTGCAGTTGTTGCCCATGGTACAGAAGACGTCACCGTGGGACCGTTTATGGCAGTAagcatttgttttttctttcttcattccAAAAACTTGTCCGTGTTTGAATGCGGATTGAAGGGAAATTTGGAAGCAATTTCTTCAGGCTTATATATATTGaagttgaattttgaaaaaaattaaaatgcaTCAAGTCACATGGAAATTATCTATATTTCCACAGTATCAAGTATACGGTTTAATGTGACGCTTTGAATAAACTGAATAATCTGTCCACACATTTTGCCTTTTTGCAAAACAATAGAGTCTCGTAATTTAATAGTAGGAATCTGGTGCATTTCTTGCATTAAAACATTGGATTACGTCCTTCAATTGATGCAAgtcatttttatattaaatgtttttagttttttgcttgattcattatttcgtcatttttcaatcCAAAATGAGCTGATTGATTCTACAATTTTATACAAATTCATAGGTtccttttggaaaaaaaaacccctaCCAAGGTTTCCTGTTACTAAAAAGATTTCCTTTCAAATGAGTACTAAAAATACATtgtaaatcctgaaaaaaagtaGATACTCTTTCAAATATAAGcttcaaaataatattctgTGTTTTTGACACTATTGTCGTACTctctttcattaaaaaaatcgattgaaatgaAACTTCGAGtgttttaattgatttttccaatgaaatgGGATGACAACTTTTTAGTGTACTCACACAATTGAAAATAAGTGATGATACATGAAAATAGTACAAACTATTAGAAATAAATACTACAAAGCCCATAAAATCTTCCCGCATGTCTCAATGTCTAATGGTTTTTTTCCAGGACCCCCAATGGCTTAAATATAAATCATTCCATTCATCGAATTGGCTTCAAAACGCTTGATGTCACAAAAAATAGTGTTTacatgaatatatatttatataaatatatatattcgccGCTTATAAAACTAACATGACATAAATACTTAAAAGGCGTACTATATCGTCttataaaatattaacaagGAAAAGATCGTAAACTTCGCCTTTATCGGCAACATTCCAAGAGTATTGTGATTTAAGCTACTCCACAACTGTTTCGAGACAATGTGAAATCCTACTTTCGTGCAACGAAATTCTACGAAATACTGAAATCATTCCGTCACATCGTCTCGagcaaaattccaaaaaattacACTTCCTACAAGAGCGcaacaattatttttataataaaaccgAAACGAACCAATCCTCGTTTCTCACGTTATTCCGTATTATACTATGTAAAAAAGCATATAAATACTATATGTCCATGCTGGAATTTATGGAATCCATCACACTCAAATTacgtatttccattttttctgcaaagcaaaaaaaatgtttcctcaTAACGCCTGCTGGATCCGTATTTGCCCACTGGCTAAAGCATACTatgcatatattttttctaacgCTGCTTAAATGTATCAACAAATATGTCTTAAAAGCTTCGAGTTCGTCTGTTCTTGTTATTGGGTTTCTTAAATTTTTGTATTACACTTTATAAACCGGAGACCAAGTTTCTCCACTAATACGCAATAAATATTGAttacaaaaatttcatcatctCTGATTTTCAATCATCGTTCCTCGTACGCTACCATTCAATCAGGGATGAGCCTATTTCGGATATTTGacattcattatttcaattaatGACATTATTATCtatatcgttttttcataGCATATAAAAAtccgtttcaatttttcatcatttattcGTCATACTATGATAAATCGAACCTTTTATTaaatgtgatttttcaatctaAATATGCTCATCTGTGATTCATACAAAATCCTCACGCAGCGTTCCCTTTTTCCACACATACAAACACACCTTATAGAACGACTgcattattataattttgattttttttccaaaatccgCTCAAAATTCCTCTTTTCcgtgtaaataaaaaatactcgGAAAACGaattcaagtttaaaaaaaagtttagaattcatactttcgaatgaaatttcacgtTCGTCGAAGTTTATACTTCCATAAACACCAATCTATTTTTACCAACCGACGtacaagaatttcaaaatagcGATGTTCAAGGTTCACGTATCAGATTTGCAGAATGTTCTTTCAAATAtccttaaaaataaaatattcataaaagtATTCACCGAAgataattattacaaaaataaaagtatgAGCAAAGGAAAAAACTCCGTTAACAAATTCGTAAAAAGTTAGAATCCTTGCAGGCTTTGGTAACTAATCAgtcaaataaaatgataaatttcaaGATGATATCAGAACTCAACTTCCGAATGGAATAGTGTACTATACGAACGCTCAAACAAAAGCAGTCGTGGTCAGTATCATTAACAGCAGCTCTGAGTTCGAATCATGTAGCAACGACCCAGATAGCGCACAGTCTATTCAACTTAAATATCGCTCATTTATAGCTACTATCGTCGCGTGAATagaatttaaagaaaatgattcaaaataataatccgCTGAGCGGATGGACTCCCAAGCGTTCAATTTCAGAATGTTTATTAACaaaaaagtataataaaatttcaacacGACTGACAAAGcaatacttttgtttttcggtagttattttcgataaatttttcatgtagAAAAGGCTTAGATTTTCCAATAATAGTTCAGAGAGAGGCAAAGTCTTCGACTCGTTatctgcgatttttttttacacgaaaaaCAGTCAACTAATGAGCGAAGATttaggatcgaaaaaaaaagtttaataaaAAGAGTTATACGATATTTTTAGGTATTCAAACGTTAAAATTATCATGGGTAGGTTTTAATCATCAAAATGTTGCAGAAGTACAGGGACCGAATGTGATTCAAGTCATACAACCGCCTGCGAACGCGGGAATGCCTCCTCAAGCAATCCACAACGCTTACGCTTATCCTGCCAATCAAATGGGTAATTTATCTGATTGTTTTGTGgctcaaaaaatatatattttttcttttattacaCATTCTTGACATTTGACTGTTTGGAGTTAcgcgatgaaatttttcaattaatttaattaCCCCTGAATACACACTTGtctttattatttcatcaagCATTTATTAGCTTTGCTTGTtaaaatatttgttgaatTATATTCCGTTCATTAGTTCTCCAAAATCAAAGAGCAAACAAAATACCCTAGTTCAGTGAATGAAGCAtttatgtttttcattttcatttgttgTCTCTTTCTGTTCATACAGCAATGCCAAATCATGGTCAGGCCCCTCCTCAATATACGTCCGAAGCGTATGTCAAACAAGCGCCGTACAATCCTAGCTATGGCCAATAATGAAAGCAAGAGCAAAAGAATATTCAACCAACGTGAGAGATCACTATGCATTCCGACTCAGACGTATTTTCATCGACTCCGGAGTTGAccataagaaatttttttcttttttttcaagtcatGCAGACAGAGCGATTATCGCTAGGATAGGCccggtgaaaaaatattgatgtgaTTCACTTCTGCCATACGTGTTTGttattaagaatatttttgaacACCATTTTTATGAACCATTGCGAAAGCACTTTCTTCCATACTGCTCATTACTGCGGACATAATTTTAACGTCGCCCACTTGACTAATTTTTCTCGTTACTCAACGAACTCTGCCAGACAACTCTTCAACCCAAACGGTTACGCACAACGAATAATTGCGAGAACAATAGTTATGAATAATGttaatcgatcaaaatttCGACGTACTCGTTTGTTCATTTATCGAACGATTTTTGTCAAATCCTAAGGCTAAATGAATTCGAGATTCAGCGCAATAGTGCATTATCGAGATTCTGAACGGATAAATTTTGGGGTTCAGGATGTATCGAACACGTTTCATATGAGCGACGGATATAGGAGCAGATGGAAAtgttaaaagaaaatatgaggatAAAAACGACAACTAACTgcgttaaatatattttctttatcgatTCTGTGAGTTTTGCTACAGCGTATGTACAATTATCGACCTTATTTCGGTTCCAAATACTCCGAGCTTCAACATGTGATTGTTATTTCAGTTGGAGATCGAATTTACAATTTATTGTTACCGTATACTTTGGATAATGATCTAACAAACATtgtatatataataaatagGGTCAAAAtccttcaagtttttttttacgcctGCTTCCTCTTTCTTGTTATTAACTCACTAATTCGAATGACAAAACAGTTTATTCGAGTTCGAGTACAATTGTATTATTCATAAACGTTGATTCGGCtcagaaatattttattctgcTCCCATTGACTACCCTAGTGAGCAAATTTCTtctctaaaaaaattatattttctctcGTCGCCTGGTAgatcaaaataatttcgttgaaCAGATCGTTAATTTCTCGAATAATgctcaaaaaaatcattgccAAGAATaaggcattaaaaaaaaattaaaagaataTTTGAGAATTCTTATCAGATTCATtcgtcatatttttcaatttttttttgtgttatcTTAATTTTTGAAGCAACCTCCCGCTGGATCGCTTGAATAAGAAattagaaaaagaataatataaaaagATCGAAGGAATGATAAAAGTTTTCCAATTAAACAACCAACGTTGATAAAACGTTAAATTtacatttcattaaaaatattctcgaaaTGATATACTTCATTCGCAACCAGGCGcgatcgagagaaaaaagtctcACTAGTTTAACTGTCCGAGATACACGGAATCGAATCATTTGACTAATTCAGATCAACTCCAATATGGAGCTATCGAACCCTGTAAATTAGAGTGCCTCGAAAAACCATTTATTTCACTCATTGCTTCGCTGATCTTGAATCttgtgacgaaaaaaaagtggaaactCGTAGAAGGCtctaaattgaataaaacaggAACGCTCTATTACTGAAAAGAAGGAGTAATTCTCCGCAATTCAATTGAATTGAGTGTATTCTAAGAATTATTATCTCTGAGAAATATCAacagatttttatttgctaCAATGGAATGAGCGGAAATAAGATTCGACTGTTTGCGAACTGAAAAAACTTCGTCACGAGACAAAAGAATATAAACGTGCAAGGAAATTGAAAGAATCGATTTATTTGAAGTTCTCTAGAGTATGATATTTGACCAATCATCATCGCTACAAAACTCCTTGGTTAAAAGATGGACAATACGGTCTTCGAGACGACTCACCcttcgatagaaaaaataggTGATCTAAAATCAGTCATTGGGAAGGCAAGAtgcgagttttgaaaatatcatcgcgtT
It encodes:
- the LOC122419069 gene encoding poly(A)-specific ribonuclease PARN-like isoform X2, which translates into the protein MEVTRANFQEILEELDPLLKEATFLGIDGEFTGLNSGPDAKPFDTPTQYYSKLRSGSMDFLMVQFGLSVFTHNSQTNRYCQRSYNFYVFPRPLNRNAPDCRFMCQSSSISFLASRGFDFNKLFNSGIPYLTMMEEEKLSKKFEERQRIREEGLELIPISDEDKPQIDEICTRINEFLSSDAEELSIDRCNAYVRRLIHQESKMRWPQKVRLEAKTDGGIQTLIVYKMGTKEEEKQKEAARRDKEKQEIKEAVGLTALLRKIADSGKLIVGHNMLLDLCHMIHQFFGPLPESYREFKSLIHGLFPRLLDTKVICQSPQFKDKVPSSILEAILDTVGKSPFAIPEIEPVEGRSYSLVSEKYHEAGYDAFITGLCFIALINNLGLSQQPEVSTVLPDSPLLNPFLNKLLITRLKDFPYINLEGNDPKPSRDHVFHLTFPKEWKLSDLSQLFSPFGGVYVSWLSDITAYVGLNRRDQSASLLKNLNKDKRMQKCKIQTYAEHQNYLDGNSAPITLDRKRKSPTEHQEQALKSFARDSVVDKSLKLSLEYKQKENSNKFACQMDTSDFERFRFSLFFF
- the LOC122419069 gene encoding poly(A)-specific ribonuclease PARN-like isoform X1, with amino-acid sequence MEVTRANFQEILEELDPLLKEATFLGIDGEFTGLNSGPDAKPFDTPTQYYSKLRSGSMDFLMVQFGLSVFTHNSQTNRYCQRSYNFYVFPRPLNRNAPDCRFMCQSSSISFLASRGFDFNKLFNSGIPYLTMMEEEKLSKKFEERQRIREEGLELIPISDEDKPQIDEICTRINEFLSSDAEELSIDRCNAYVRRLIHQESKMRWPQKVRLEAKTDGGIQTLIVYKMGTKEEEKQKEAARRDKEKQEIKEAVGLTALLRKIADSGKLIVGHNMLLDLCHMIHQFFGPLPESYREFKSLIHGLFPRLLDTKVICQSPQFKDKVPSSILEAILDTVGKSPFAIPEIEPVEGRSYSLVSEKYHEAGYDAFITGLCFIALINNLGLSQQPEVSTVLPDSPLLNPFLNKLLITRLKDFPYINLEGNDPKPSRDHVFHLTFPKEWKLSDLSQLFSPFGGVYVSWLSDITAYVGLNRRDQSASLLKNLNKDKRMQKCKIQTYAEHQNYLDGNSAPITLDRKRKSPTENATSRKDGTKGQEDKSANGVNNSRDEDGWEMASGKKRRKRKANVGSGSTGDNDAKKKPFRENSTWE
- the LOC122419071 gene encoding protein shisa-4-like isoform X2; protein product: MFRHASILLLCAFVGLSHGMDCNFGQSKNILDEYINSCPGVLQDSSKSYCCYDISKERVYCCDAQEFAIKTGLGIIIPAVIAVVVVVMFIIFCISCLCCSCCPWYRRRHRGTVYGIQGPNVIQVIQPPANAGMPPQAIHNAYAYPANQMAMPNHGQAPPQYTSEAYVKQAPYNPSYGQ
- the LOC122419071 gene encoding protein shisa-4-like isoform X1; translation: MFRHASILLLCAFVGLSHGMDCNFGQSKNILDEYINSCPGVLQDSSKSYCCYDISKERVYCCDAQEFAIKTGLGIIIPAVIAVVVVVMFIIFCISCLCCSCCPWYRRRHRGTVYGKVQGPNVIQVIQPPANAGMPPQAIHNAYAYPANQMAMPNHGQAPPQYTSEAYVKQAPYNPSYGQ